One window from the genome of Verrucomicrobiota bacterium encodes:
- a CDS encoding rhomboid family intramembrane serine protease, whose protein sequence is MRTTGLTPATISAQTTTLVPNCSWLDRVSASNVAPRNAKLFMRKIGEIVGESKARVLSDYLYVEGIENQVEEESGEEWSVWVHAEEHVLRGQQLLHDYLSNPADPKFPRIVREAAERRAEEEKSEENYRRKVHSREETLRRAARGSLAPLTLALLGITVAVYVLQQIKGEMGVRSLVISQFYPIGSLVDRLLGLTEIRQGQVWRLFTPIFLHYGILHILFNMMWLVDLGSAIERKEGAATLLLFILVVAAISNLSQFLISGPRFGGMSGVVYGMLGYVWIRGKYDPFSGYFLNPPVVYMMLIWLGVCMVGWIPNVANTVHVVGLVTGMAWGYIASCSRS, encoded by the coding sequence ATGAGAACGACTGGGCTCACCCCGGCCACGATATCCGCGCAGACCACGACTCTGGTCCCGAATTGCAGTTGGCTTGACCGGGTCAGCGCCAGTAATGTGGCCCCGCGCAACGCGAAATTATTCATGCGAAAAATCGGTGAAATCGTTGGCGAATCCAAAGCCAGGGTGTTGAGCGATTACCTCTACGTCGAGGGAATCGAAAACCAGGTGGAGGAGGAATCCGGCGAGGAATGGAGTGTCTGGGTTCATGCCGAGGAACATGTGTTGCGAGGGCAGCAATTGCTCCACGATTACCTCTCCAATCCCGCGGACCCGAAGTTTCCGAGGATCGTGCGGGAAGCCGCCGAACGCCGCGCTGAAGAGGAAAAGTCCGAGGAGAACTACCGGCGCAAAGTCCATTCCCGCGAAGAAACGCTGCGTCGCGCCGCGCGAGGCAGCCTCGCCCCCCTTACGCTGGCGCTGCTCGGCATCACGGTCGCGGTTTACGTGCTCCAACAAATCAAAGGCGAGATGGGTGTGCGCAGCCTTGTCATCTCCCAGTTCTATCCCATCGGCTCCTTGGTGGACCGTCTGCTCGGCCTCACCGAAATCCGGCAAGGTCAAGTCTGGCGGCTGTTTACTCCGATCTTCCTGCATTATGGGATCCTCCACATTCTGTTCAACATGATGTGGCTGGTGGACCTCGGCAGCGCCATCGAGCGCAAGGAAGGCGCCGCCACCCTGCTGCTCTTCATCCTCGTCGTCGCGGCCATCTCCAACCTCAGCCAGTTCCTCATTTCCGGACCGCGTTTCGGCGGCATGTCCGGGGTGGTTTATGGCATGCTCGGATACGTCTGGATTCGCGGCAAATACGACCCTTTTTCAGGCTATTTCCTCAATCCACCCGTGGTCTATATGATGCTGATCTGGCTGGGGGTTTGCATGGTGGGCTGGATTCCGAACGTGGCCAACACCGTCCACGTCGTCGGCCTCGTCACCGGCATGGCGTGGGGCTACATCGCCTCGTGTTCCCGAAGCTGA
- a CDS encoding radical SAM protein has protein sequence MSMSSSLAEASSPAPAHVPEARRRDAVKPSTAFGCPRDPLNHRYVYAVISSRARGLSLGVNLNPRRVCNYDCVYCEIDRGGEGAEEISVDSQRLSFELSEGLDLVLSGRIQSRPAYAHVPREMLALKQVAISGDGEPTLCPNFTEAVETVVHLRAGGCFPFFKLVLLTNGAGLQERDRLEALDLFGPRDEVWLKLDAGSPEHFQRINRAPCEFPAMIESVRRISQRRPVVIQTMMPSLDGRGPSGEEIQALGRTLHELKESGARITEVQVYSATRPSHRGHCGHLPLGSLTRAARRIREISGLRAAVY, from the coding sequence ATGAGCATGAGTTCCTCGCTCGCTGAAGCCTCCTCACCCGCACCCGCTCATGTTCCAGAGGCCAGGCGGCGAGATGCCGTGAAACCCTCCACCGCGTTCGGTTGTCCCCGCGACCCACTGAATCATCGTTACGTTTACGCGGTCATTTCGTCCCGTGCCCGGGGACTCTCGCTGGGAGTGAATCTCAACCCCAGGCGCGTCTGCAATTACGATTGTGTGTACTGCGAAATCGACCGGGGCGGTGAAGGAGCCGAGGAGATTTCGGTGGACAGCCAAAGGCTTTCCTTTGAACTTTCCGAAGGTCTCGATCTGGTCCTGTCCGGCCGCATTCAATCCCGGCCCGCCTACGCGCATGTGCCCCGGGAAATGCTGGCCCTCAAACAGGTGGCCATCAGCGGGGACGGAGAGCCAACGCTCTGTCCAAATTTTACCGAAGCGGTCGAAACTGTCGTTCATTTGAGGGCGGGCGGGTGTTTTCCCTTTTTCAAATTGGTCCTGCTGACCAACGGAGCGGGATTACAGGAGCGCGACCGCCTTGAAGCGCTCGATTTGTTCGGACCGCGCGACGAGGTGTGGCTCAAACTGGACGCCGGCAGCCCGGAACATTTCCAGCGCATCAACCGAGCCCCATGCGAATTCCCCGCCATGATCGAATCCGTGCGACGAATCTCGCAGCGTCGCCCGGTGGTCATCCAAACCATGATGCCATCCCTGGACGGACGCGGCCCGTCGGGCGAGGAAATCCAAGCCCTGGGGCGCACCTTGCACGAACTGAAGGAGTCCGGGGCGCGGATCACCGAGGTTCAGGTGTATTCCGCCACCCGTCCTTCTCATCGTGGTCACTGCGGCCATCTCCCGTTGGGCTCGCTGACTCGAGCGGCCCGTCGAATTCGGGAAATCTCCGGACTTCGTGCGGCAGTTTACTGA
- a CDS encoding STAS domain-containing protein → MSVPGAKILLAVSGPKVWVKVVGKASFSVSVDLKTALQSLVQRGHTEFIFDLSECPLMDSTFMGVMAGFGMERAAGAFPCLVKLVNPAPRVADLLESLGVAHLFTLVRGEAVPPAPGPLLEASSAAASKTEVSKTCLEAHEILMSLNPANVAKFKDVAQFLAEDIRRMESEKNP, encoded by the coding sequence ATGAGTGTTCCTGGCGCCAAAATCTTGCTTGCGGTCTCGGGCCCGAAGGTGTGGGTGAAGGTGGTCGGCAAAGCCTCATTCTCGGTGAGCGTCGATCTCAAGACCGCCCTCCAATCCCTGGTTCAGCGTGGCCACACCGAATTTATCTTCGACCTGTCCGAGTGTCCGTTGATGGACAGCACGTTCATGGGGGTGATGGCGGGCTTTGGGATGGAACGGGCCGCCGGGGCGTTTCCCTGTCTGGTCAAGTTGGTCAATCCCGCCCCTCGCGTCGCGGATCTGCTCGAGAGCCTCGGAGTGGCCCACCTGTTCACGCTGGTGCGCGGCGAGGCTGTTCCGCCAGCTCCGGGGCCACTCCTGGAAGCCTCTTCGGCCGCGGCGAGCAAGACCGAGGTTTCCAAAACGTGTCTCGAGGCCCATGAGATCTTGATGTCCTTGAATCCCGCCAATGTCGCCAAGTTCAAGGACGTGGCGCAGTTTCTCGCGGAGGACATCCGACGGATGGAATCCGAGAAAAATCCTTAG
- a CDS encoding universal stress protein yields MKAKLGKKAGGVVLELNRKDEPMINAAERTRPNSAFLIKRVLVPVDFSECSRKALRYAVPFAEEHEAAITLLYAVAPLYAASEFAVPDYTELQASMSAHGEKELAKLASEEIGGRVPFTLRVRTGQPTGVITETAKELDADLIVISTHGRTGLKHVLLGSVVENVVRRAPCPVLVVREDEHEFLAR; encoded by the coding sequence ATGAAAGCCAAACTGGGAAAAAAAGCTGGCGGTGTTGTGCTCGAATTGAACCGCAAAGACGAGCCCATGATCAACGCGGCCGAACGGACGCGGCCAAACTCGGCCTTCCTCATCAAGAGGGTGCTGGTGCCGGTGGACTTTTCGGAGTGTTCCCGCAAGGCCCTGCGGTATGCCGTTCCTTTCGCGGAGGAACACGAGGCGGCCATCACCCTGCTTTACGCGGTGGCGCCTCTTTACGCGGCTTCCGAATTCGCGGTGCCCGACTACACCGAATTGCAAGCCAGCATGTCCGCTCATGGCGAGAAGGAGCTGGCCAAGCTCGCGTCGGAAGAAATCGGAGGCCGCGTGCCCTTCACGCTGCGCGTCCGAACCGGCCAACCCACCGGCGTCATCACCGAAACTGCCAAAGAATTGGACGCGGACCTGATCGTCATCTCAACCCATGGACGCACCGGTCTGAAGCATGTCCTGCTGGGCAGCGTAGTGGAAAACGTGGTTCGCCGCGCACCGTGCCCAGTGCTGGTGGTGCGGGAGGATGAGCATGAGTTCCTCGCTCGCTGA
- a CDS encoding universal stress protein: protein MKKKVASKVSKPVRNAGTPRLRRVESILVPVDFSDCSIKALSYAVPMAKLLGAKIALLHVVEPLATPDFVGAFPLSMDNDRAAAEARKSLATTSKKLRIPPALIERASVRFGTAYHEIAEAARDLKSDLVILSTHGHTGIKHAFLGSTAERVVRHAPCPVLVVRESEKDFVATRKPST from the coding sequence ATGAAAAAGAAAGTTGCTTCCAAGGTTTCCAAGCCGGTCCGGAATGCCGGCACCCCTCGGTTGAGAAGGGTGGAATCGATCCTGGTGCCGGTCGATTTTTCAGACTGTTCCATAAAGGCCCTCTCCTACGCCGTTCCGATGGCCAAGCTGCTCGGGGCCAAGATCGCCCTCCTGCATGTCGTCGAACCCTTGGCCACCCCCGACTTCGTGGGAGCATTTCCTTTGTCCATGGACAACGACCGCGCCGCCGCCGAGGCGAGGAAGTCACTGGCAACCACGTCCAAGAAACTCCGCATCCCGCCCGCCCTCATCGAGCGGGCCTCCGTGCGCTTCGGAACCGCCTATCACGAAATCGCCGAGGCTGCCCGGGATTTGAAGTCGGACCTTGTGATCCTTTCCACCCACGGGCACACCGGGATCAAGCACGCGTTCCTGGGGAGCACGGCGGAACGTGTGGTGCGGCATGCTCCCTGCCCTGTCCTGGTGGTCCGCGAATCGGAGAAAGACTTTGTCGCCACTCGAAAACCCTCAACCTGA